In one window of Streptomyces sp. NBC_01224 DNA:
- a CDS encoding RraA family protein, protein MNDVTEFKDISPTTLADLLGREQVMDIGIRPLWPSIPRVAGPAFTVRCPPGDNLMLHAAIHRAEPGSVIVVEAGDVDYALAGGNVCAVAQRRGIAAFVTDGVIRDLAEVREMGFPVFARGVIPVPGTKKAIEPLNGPVRCGGVSVDAGDIVVADEEGIVVTPRARREQVLLDARKRLAKEAGESLDVWEEAHRARIDKILAEGGFEG, encoded by the coding sequence ATGAACGACGTCACCGAGTTCAAGGACATCTCCCCGACCACCCTCGCCGATCTCCTGGGACGCGAGCAGGTCATGGACATCGGCATCCGCCCCCTGTGGCCCTCGATCCCGCGCGTCGCCGGCCCGGCGTTCACCGTGCGGTGCCCTCCGGGCGACAACCTCATGCTCCACGCGGCCATCCACCGCGCGGAGCCGGGCTCGGTCATCGTCGTCGAGGCAGGTGACGTCGACTACGCACTCGCCGGAGGAAACGTCTGCGCCGTCGCTCAGCGCCGCGGGATCGCGGCGTTCGTGACCGACGGGGTGATCCGTGACCTCGCCGAGGTGCGCGAGATGGGCTTTCCCGTCTTCGCCAGGGGAGTCATCCCCGTCCCGGGCACCAAGAAGGCCATTGAGCCGCTCAACGGCCCGGTGCGGTGCGGCGGCGTGAGCGTCGACGCGGGCGACATCGTGGTGGCCGACGAAGAGGGCATCGTGGTCACTCCCCGCGCCCGCCGGGAGCAGGTACTCCTCGACGCCCGGAAGAGGCTGGCCAAGGAGGCCGGCGAATCCCTCGATGTGTGGGAGGAAGCGCATCGCGCCCGTATCGACAAGATCCTGGCCGAAGGCGGCTTCGAGGGCTGA
- a CDS encoding helix-turn-helix domain-containing protein, with the protein MSDDYLVRIGKLIRDARQHRGWTQSQLAEALATSQSAVNRIERGNQNISLEMIARIGEALDSEIVSLGYAGPMHLRVVGGRRLSGSIDVKTSKNACVALLCASLLNKGRTVLRRVARIEEVYRLLEVLNSIGVRTRWINEGVDLEIVPPARLDMDAIDADAARRTRSIIMFLGPLLHRMDSFKLPYAGGCDLGTRTIEPHMIALRRFGLEIAATEGLYHAQIDHSVTPDRPIVLTERGDTVTENALLAAARHDGTTVIRNASSNYMVQDLCFFLEALGIRVDGIGTTTLTVHGVPHIDVDVDYSPSEDPVEAMSLLAAAVVTESRLTIRRVPIEFLEIELAVLEEMGVDCDRTTEYAADNGRTRLVDLTVRPSKLEAPIDKVHPMPFPGLNIDNVPFFAAIAASAHGQTLIHDWVYDNRAIYLTDLNRLGGRLQLLDPHRVLVEGPTRWRAAEMMCPPALRPAVVVLLAMMAAEGTSVLRNVYVINRGYEELAERLNSVGAQIEIFRDI; encoded by the coding sequence ATGTCAGACGACTATCTCGTACGCATAGGCAAGCTCATCCGTGACGCCCGTCAGCACCGGGGCTGGACACAGAGTCAGCTCGCCGAGGCGCTCGCCACCAGTCAGAGCGCCGTCAATCGCATCGAGCGCGGCAATCAGAACATCAGCCTTGAGATGATCGCGCGCATCGGGGAGGCACTCGACAGCGAGATCGTGTCGCTCGGATACGCCGGGCCCATGCACCTGCGGGTGGTCGGCGGGCGCCGCCTCTCGGGTTCCATCGATGTCAAGACGAGCAAGAACGCGTGCGTGGCACTGCTCTGCGCCTCGCTGCTCAACAAGGGCCGTACGGTGCTGCGCCGCGTGGCCCGCATCGAGGAGGTCTACCGGCTCCTGGAGGTGCTGAACTCCATCGGCGTGCGGACGAGGTGGATCAACGAGGGAGTCGATCTGGAGATCGTCCCGCCGGCCCGGCTCGACATGGACGCCATCGACGCGGACGCCGCCCGCCGGACCCGTTCCATCATCATGTTCCTCGGTCCGCTGCTGCACCGGATGGACTCGTTCAAGCTTCCGTACGCGGGCGGCTGCGACCTCGGTACGCGGACCATCGAGCCGCACATGATCGCGCTGCGCCGGTTCGGGCTGGAGATCGCCGCGACGGAGGGGCTCTACCACGCGCAGATAGACCACTCGGTCACGCCCGACCGTCCCATAGTGCTGACCGAGCGCGGGGACACCGTGACCGAGAACGCGCTGCTGGCCGCCGCCCGGCACGACGGCACGACCGTCATCCGTAACGCATCCTCCAACTACATGGTCCAGGACCTGTGCTTCTTCCTGGAGGCACTGGGCATACGCGTGGACGGCATCGGCACGACCACACTGACTGTGCACGGCGTCCCGCACATAGATGTGGACGTCGACTACTCCCCCTCCGAGGACCCGGTCGAGGCGATGAGCCTCCTCGCCGCCGCCGTGGTCACGGAGTCCCGGCTGACGATCCGCCGGGTGCCGATCGAGTTCCTCGAGATCGAGCTCGCGGTCCTGGAGGAGATGGGCGTCGACTGCGACCGTACGACCGAGTACGCCGCCGACAACGGCCGTACCCGGCTGGTCGACCTCACGGTCCGCCCCTCCAAGCTGGAGGCGCCGATCGACAAGGTCCACCCCATGCCGTTCCCCGGGCTCAACATCGACAATGTGCCCTTCTTCGCGGCCATCGCCGCCTCGGCCCACGGCCAGACCCTCATCCATGACTGGGTCTACGACAACCGGGCGATCTACCTCACCGATCTGAACCGCCTCGGCGGCAGGCTGCAGCTCCTGGACCCGCACCGGGTACTGGTCGAGGGCCCGACCCGCTGGCGCGCCGCCGAGATGATGTGCCCGCCCGCGCTGCGGCCCGCCGTGGTGGTGCTGCTCGCCATGATGGCGGCGGAAGGCACCTCCGTACTGCGCAATGTCTATGTCATCAACCGCGGTTACGAGGAGCTGGCGGAACGGCTCAACTCCGTGGGCGCGCAGATCGAGATCTTCCGCGACATCTGA
- a CDS encoding DEAD/DEAH box helicase yields the protein MTVEAPTIAETISKIQTALRDYIEATYHIGHRTVLDQRRALLEQEGVLFQAPFIESTPRYQTDRHFDDLDLDDTVRELLGALSTDTAGSKRLLYDPPYTHQAEALEWTARDGRSLAITTGTGSGKTESFLLPMLAKLAAEAAHKPESFKVPAVRSLILYPMNALVNDQLGRLRLLLSDPRVTARFHEWAGRPARFARYTSRTLYPGVRNVKKDKERLHAIEDFYINLIDLANDASSPQRDEADALIKALESRGKWPAKPDLKAWYGRSGARWQNQAGEFIRAITRPEDSELLTRHEVLAEPPDVLITNYSMLEYMMMRPLERPVFDATRDWLANNPDEKFLLIIDEAHMYRGAAGAEVALLLRRLRARLGIPASQLQVICTSASFTTPQYARQFAAQLSGKSEAGFKSVEGKLSLRPGASAGSLQDAQALAAVPMHEFYEGAGDEARIAAVQSLLDYCGVSPRPAVPVGELLHEALDAFGPMGLLVNETMKQAQPVSDLGTFIFPGVDQKLADKAVSALVALGSAARRSADGAGLLPCRVHAFFRGLPGLWACLDADCPEVDREAYPEPGPVGQLHAQPRATCDCGARVFELYTCRHCGSSYARAYTDDLSNPSHLWNEPGGAFQSASGSIPELQPLDLLLEEPYEKNVEIADLDLVTGRLNPEKVIDRRVRSVFLPRLRSGEVIKGEEDGDETEADGEFKPCGVCGQRAGYGRSSVQDHQTKGDQPFQALVTRQLEVQPPGAQPNTDFAPLRGRKVLAFSDSRQVAAKLAPNLQSYSMRDAMRPLILRGWQELENTTLEPMLSLNQLYLAAMVGSRQLSVRLRPELRPSESLHVLDRVETAIEKGALAGNFGELMQLFGITDSPPHALMRTMYTTLTNKYFGLASLGLASLREPRARTADLLGLLPDIEGVATSDESKLALMRMWLMQWTTPGIWFPSMTDGDWWMTDGGVRPHTGKFNTIGQWLETKAAKKQFSDTWLPKLLQEFCDAVAGKFRLSASKVYLDLETTWGYCERCRFTQRPFPGSSRCINCRDEKVRVLDPDTDPVFQARKGYYRASAARALRDSSEPPMSIIAAEHTAQLNAADQSDAVFSKAEEHELLFQDVDLGLPGSGDRKKPAAIDVLSCTTTMEVGIDIGNLSGVALRNMPPSRANYQQRAGRAGRRGNAVATVLAFGSADTHDDHYFRQPELMIRGEVDDPVLTMDNDEITRRHVIAYLLQRYHQDRLPDIAPDAQPQLFEVLGTIAEFTGSSSPLNRVDLEEWLGVNETTLRQDIAAWLPDELGQDGLRSVLEDFVTRTLDEIDKALDLDASGNPVTASTSDTSSESGKEDPSEGAEAPDARRTQKNLLDRLLYKGVLPRYAFPTDVVSFHVFDLDRSTRFRPEFHYAPSQGLAVALSQYAPGKVVWIDNKEWTSEAIYAPVQETRHQAWKERLLYFECQVCHYANYYSYGEAAPGDERDCPACRADGKFGKAKNWMRPPGFAHPAKKDPGTSADKAPARSYATRAKLMASGPTEESAWQRVTDTDRLEQTYHRETLLVTNTGPRNEGYTYCTLCGLIEPTASATGVVNGTHKKPYPDDKEPNCPGSRSTRGLVLGTDFISDVLLVRLKVDAPITLDPAYLSTHIALRTIAEALTIAATRKLGIETSELQAEYRPALTPLGGEGREADIYMYDTLAGGAGFTRRVNDHGVEIFKRTLELLEECPANCDESCYRCLRSFRNRFEHNLLDRHVGASLLRYLMNDTPPALAEARLARSADILFEDLDSRELGISFERGAKIDVEGVGPVTAPILARQGGREWIIGVHSPLTPGVAPNEQLRRAHDSAKRSGVSVHLVDDLVISQNLPFATQTVLQALA from the coding sequence GTGACAGTGGAAGCGCCAACGATCGCGGAGACGATCAGCAAGATCCAGACGGCCCTGCGGGACTACATCGAAGCGACGTATCATATCGGGCATCGCACTGTGCTCGACCAGCGTCGTGCACTGCTCGAGCAAGAGGGAGTGCTGTTCCAAGCTCCCTTCATCGAAAGCACTCCTCGGTACCAGACCGACCGCCACTTCGATGATCTGGACCTCGACGACACCGTGCGGGAGCTCCTCGGCGCTCTGTCGACGGATACGGCCGGTTCGAAACGCCTGCTGTACGACCCGCCCTACACCCACCAGGCTGAGGCACTCGAGTGGACTGCACGCGATGGCCGGAGCCTAGCCATCACAACCGGCACAGGTTCAGGGAAGACCGAGTCGTTCCTTCTGCCGATGCTGGCCAAACTCGCAGCAGAGGCCGCACACAAGCCGGAGTCCTTCAAGGTCCCTGCTGTCAGGTCTCTGATCCTCTACCCGATGAATGCGCTAGTGAACGACCAGTTGGGCCGTCTTCGGCTCCTGCTGAGCGATCCTCGTGTCACTGCCAGGTTCCACGAGTGGGCCGGCCGCCCGGCGCGCTTCGCCCGTTATACCAGCCGGACGCTGTATCCCGGCGTACGCAACGTCAAGAAAGACAAGGAGCGTCTTCACGCCATCGAGGACTTCTACATCAACTTGATCGATCTGGCGAACGACGCCTCCTCGCCGCAGCGCGACGAAGCAGATGCTCTCATCAAGGCACTGGAGTCACGTGGGAAGTGGCCGGCTAAGCCGGATTTGAAGGCGTGGTACGGCAGGAGCGGAGCCCGGTGGCAGAACCAGGCCGGTGAGTTCATCCGTGCCATCACCCGCCCCGAAGATTCGGAGCTACTGACCCGCCACGAGGTGCTGGCGGAGCCCCCAGACGTTCTAATCACTAACTATTCGATGCTCGAGTACATGATGATGCGTCCGCTCGAGCGGCCGGTCTTTGATGCAACGCGGGACTGGTTGGCGAACAATCCCGACGAGAAGTTTCTTCTGATCATCGATGAAGCTCACATGTACCGGGGAGCCGCCGGCGCCGAGGTGGCACTCCTCCTTCGTCGTCTACGCGCGAGGCTCGGTATCCCGGCGAGCCAGTTGCAGGTGATCTGCACAAGTGCCAGCTTCACGACCCCCCAGTATGCGCGCCAGTTCGCCGCGCAGTTGAGCGGCAAGTCCGAGGCTGGCTTCAAGAGCGTGGAAGGCAAGCTGTCCCTTCGCCCGGGCGCCAGCGCAGGCAGCCTGCAGGACGCACAGGCTCTGGCCGCCGTACCGATGCACGAGTTCTATGAAGGTGCTGGGGACGAGGCCCGCATCGCTGCGGTTCAATCCCTGCTGGACTACTGCGGAGTGAGCCCAAGACCGGCTGTCCCGGTCGGCGAGCTGCTACACGAAGCGCTCGACGCCTTCGGTCCGATGGGTCTCCTCGTCAACGAGACTATGAAGCAGGCTCAGCCCGTCAGTGACTTGGGCACCTTCATCTTCCCGGGTGTGGACCAGAAGCTCGCGGATAAGGCCGTTTCTGCTCTGGTCGCGCTCGGTAGTGCAGCCCGGCGGTCGGCGGATGGTGCAGGGCTGCTGCCGTGCCGTGTGCATGCGTTCTTCCGTGGGCTACCCGGGCTGTGGGCATGCCTCGACGCCGACTGCCCGGAGGTCGACCGGGAGGCTTACCCGGAGCCGGGGCCAGTGGGCCAGCTTCATGCCCAGCCCCGAGCGACCTGTGACTGCGGCGCCAGGGTCTTTGAGCTGTACACATGCCGGCATTGCGGCTCCTCCTATGCACGGGCGTATACCGACGACCTCTCCAACCCGTCTCACCTGTGGAATGAGCCGGGAGGAGCCTTCCAGTCCGCGTCCGGCTCCATTCCCGAACTCCAGCCCCTGGACCTCCTCCTCGAGGAGCCCTACGAGAAGAACGTCGAGATCGCCGACCTCGACCTGGTCACCGGCAGGCTCAACCCGGAGAAGGTAATCGATCGTCGGGTCCGAAGCGTATTCCTTCCTCGTCTTCGGAGCGGGGAAGTAATCAAGGGCGAAGAGGACGGCGACGAGACCGAAGCGGACGGCGAGTTCAAGCCCTGCGGTGTCTGCGGTCAGCGCGCCGGCTACGGCCGCTCGTCAGTGCAAGATCACCAGACGAAGGGTGACCAACCGTTCCAAGCCTTGGTGACCCGTCAGCTTGAGGTGCAGCCACCCGGCGCGCAACCAAACACCGACTTCGCACCGTTGCGTGGGCGTAAGGTGCTCGCTTTCTCCGACTCCCGGCAGGTTGCCGCCAAGCTCGCTCCAAACCTGCAGAGCTATTCCATGCGCGACGCCATGCGACCCCTGATTCTGCGCGGGTGGCAAGAGCTGGAGAATACAACGCTCGAGCCCATGCTGTCCCTGAACCAACTGTATTTGGCAGCCATGGTTGGATCCCGCCAGCTTTCGGTCCGGCTTCGCCCTGAACTTCGCCCCTCTGAGTCACTTCACGTACTGGACCGAGTTGAAACAGCTATCGAGAAGGGCGCGCTTGCAGGAAACTTTGGCGAGCTAATGCAGTTGTTCGGCATCACCGACTCGCCACCGCATGCGCTGATGCGGACGATGTACACGACACTCACTAACAAATACTTCGGGCTTGCGTCTCTCGGCCTCGCGTCCCTACGCGAGCCGCGAGCCAGGACTGCCGATCTGCTCGGGCTGCTCCCCGACATCGAGGGTGTCGCCACAAGTGACGAGTCCAAGCTGGCTCTCATGCGGATGTGGCTCATGCAGTGGACTACGCCCGGCATCTGGTTCCCGTCGATGACTGATGGAGACTGGTGGATGACGGACGGCGGCGTTCGTCCGCACACAGGGAAGTTCAACACGATTGGCCAGTGGCTCGAAACTAAGGCAGCGAAGAAACAGTTCAGCGACACATGGCTGCCCAAACTGCTTCAAGAATTCTGCGATGCTGTGGCTGGGAAGTTCCGCCTGTCTGCCTCAAAGGTGTACCTGGACCTCGAAACGACTTGGGGCTATTGTGAGCGCTGTCGTTTCACTCAGCGGCCGTTCCCCGGTTCTTCTCGGTGTATCAACTGCCGAGACGAGAAAGTTCGTGTCCTAGACCCTGATACGGACCCAGTCTTCCAGGCTCGCAAGGGGTACTACCGCGCTAGCGCCGCACGGGCTCTGCGGGACTCTTCCGAGCCTCCGATGAGCATCATCGCTGCCGAGCATACGGCGCAGCTCAATGCCGCGGATCAGTCAGACGCCGTCTTCTCCAAGGCAGAAGAGCACGAGCTGCTTTTCCAAGACGTCGACCTCGGTTTGCCCGGATCCGGAGACCGGAAAAAACCCGCCGCCATCGATGTCCTGTCGTGCACGACCACTATGGAAGTAGGCATCGACATCGGGAACCTGTCCGGTGTCGCCCTGCGCAACATGCCACCCTCGCGGGCTAACTATCAGCAACGTGCAGGGCGAGCTGGTCGGCGGGGCAACGCAGTCGCCACCGTGCTGGCCTTTGGCAGTGCCGACACCCACGATGATCATTACTTCCGCCAGCCGGAACTGATGATCCGCGGTGAAGTTGACGACCCGGTACTGACGATGGACAACGACGAGATTACACGCCGTCACGTGATCGCGTATCTACTGCAGCGTTACCACCAGGATCGCCTTCCTGACATCGCCCCAGACGCGCAGCCGCAGCTTTTCGAGGTACTGGGAACGATTGCGGAGTTCACCGGATCATCCTCTCCACTGAACAGGGTCGACCTGGAAGAATGGCTGGGCGTCAATGAGACGACTCTTCGCCAAGACATTGCGGCATGGCTCCCCGATGAGCTCGGCCAAGACGGCCTCCGGTCCGTCCTCGAGGACTTCGTCACAAGGACACTCGACGAGATCGACAAGGCTCTTGACCTCGATGCCAGCGGAAACCCCGTGACTGCTTCCACGAGTGACACATCATCGGAGTCTGGCAAGGAGGATCCGAGCGAGGGTGCGGAGGCGCCGGATGCCCGGCGGACCCAAAAGAACCTGCTCGATCGACTCCTGTACAAGGGAGTACTACCGCGTTACGCGTTCCCAACGGATGTCGTTTCATTCCACGTTTTCGATCTCGATCGATCTACTCGCTTCAGGCCTGAGTTCCACTACGCGCCCAGTCAGGGTCTTGCGGTAGCGCTCAGCCAGTACGCCCCGGGCAAGGTGGTGTGGATCGACAACAAGGAGTGGACCTCCGAGGCGATCTATGCACCAGTCCAGGAGACGCGCCACCAAGCTTGGAAGGAAAGGCTGCTCTACTTCGAGTGCCAAGTGTGCCATTACGCGAACTACTACTCATACGGCGAGGCCGCGCCCGGGGATGAACGTGACTGCCCGGCCTGTCGAGCCGACGGAAAGTTCGGCAAGGCCAAAAACTGGATGCGCCCGCCAGGGTTCGCGCACCCGGCCAAGAAGGACCCCGGCACCAGTGCAGACAAGGCGCCGGCCCGCAGTTACGCCACACGAGCCAAGCTCATGGCGTCCGGACCGACCGAGGAGAGCGCCTGGCAACGCGTCACAGACACGGACCGGCTAGAGCAGACCTATCACCGCGAGACGCTGCTAGTTACGAACACCGGTCCCCGCAACGAGGGGTACACCTACTGCACGCTGTGCGGTCTCATCGAGCCGACAGCGTCGGCCACAGGCGTGGTCAATGGGACACACAAGAAGCCCTACCCCGACGATAAGGAGCCGAACTGTCCCGGGTCGCGTTCGACCCGCGGTCTGGTGCTGGGTACGGACTTCATCTCCGACGTGCTCCTGGTGCGTCTGAAGGTGGATGCGCCCATCACCCTCGATCCGGCCTACCTATCGACGCACATCGCGCTGCGCACAATTGCTGAGGCCCTGACGATTGCTGCGACACGGAAGCTCGGCATCGAGACCTCGGAGTTGCAAGCAGAATACCGTCCTGCACTGACGCCCCTTGGTGGTGAAGGTCGGGAAGCCGACATCTACATGTACGACACCCTCGCTGGCGGTGCAGGCTTCACTCGTCGTGTCAACGACCACGGTGTAGAAATCTTCAAGCGGACGTTGGAACTTCTCGAAGAGTGCCCAGCCAACTGCGATGAGTCCTGCTATCGCTGTCTGCGCAGCTTCCGCAACCGGTTCGAACACAACCTCCTTGATCGCCACGTCGGGGCCAGTCTCCTGCGCTACCTGATGAACGACACGCCACCGGCTCTTGCCGAGGCACGGCTTGCCCGCTCGGCCGACATCCTCTTCGAGGATCTGGACAGCCGAGAGCTCGGCATCTCGTTCGAGAGAGGTGCCAAAATCGACGTTGAGGGCGTAGGGCCAGTCACCGCTCCGATTCTGGCAAGGCAGGGTGGCCGCGAATGGATCATCGGTGTGCACAGCCCGCTAACACCGGGCGTAGCACCGAACGAGCAACTGCGGCGTGCCCACGACAGTGCCAAGCGAAGTGGCGTTTCGGTTC